In Rattus rattus isolate New Zealand chromosome 9, Rrattus_CSIRO_v1, whole genome shotgun sequence, a genomic segment contains:
- the LOC116908937 gene encoding keratin-associated protein 9-1-like, giving the protein MTHTCQPSCCKTTCCRTSSSESSSESSCPVLICCQPCCAPTCCSIPCCCKSICCHSTKTVNSSSQLCCPPACCDTACCDSKCCKPTCLTIYCSTPCCKPSCCVPSCCQPSLFQLCCLPTCCETSCCKTTSFKPTCVIIGCSTPCCQPCCVCPPAADDQLPKNLCKAILQ; this is encoded by the coding sequence ATGACCCACACCTGTCAGCCAAGCTGCTGCAAGACCACCTGCTGCAGGACCAGCAGCTCTGAATCCAGCTCTGAATCCAGCTGCCCTGTGCTCATCTGCTGCCAGCCTTGCTGTGCCCCGACTTGCTGCAGCATTCCCTGCTGCTGCAAGTCTATCTGCTGCCACAGCACCAAAACTGTCAACAGCTCTTCCCAGCTGTGCTGCCCACCAGCCTGCTGTGACACTGCCTGCTGTGACAGCAAATGTTGCAAACCAACCTGTTTGACCATCTACTGCAGCACACCCTGCTGCAAGCCCAGCTGCTGCGtgcccagctgctgccagcctAGCCTCTTCCAGCTCTGCTGCCTTCCAACTTGCTGTGAAACCAGCTGCTGCAAGACCACCTCTTTTAAACCCACCTGTGTGATCATTGGCTGCAGCACACCCTGCTGCCAGCCCTGCTGTGTGTGCCCACCTGCTGCTGATGACCAGCTCCCAAAGAATCTTTGCAAAGCCATCCTCCAGTAA
- the LOC116908936 gene encoding keratin-associated protein 9-1-like produces the protein MTHTCQPSCCKTTCCRTSSSESSSESSCPVLICCQPCCSPSWCSIPCCCKSVCCHSTKTVNSSSQLCCPPACCDTACCDSKCCKPTCVSICCSTPCCQPSCCVPTCCVPTCCVPTCCQPSCCQLCCLPTCCETSCCRTTSIKPTCVVLGCSTPCCQPCCVCPPEDDDQFPKEPPAGAATPCGHKATS, from the coding sequence ATGACCCACACCTGTCAGCCAAGCTGCTGCAAGACCACCTGCTGCAGGACCAGCAGCTCTGAATCCAGCTCTGAATCCAGCTGCCCTGTGCTCATCTGCTGCCAGCCTTGCTGCTCCCCGAGTTGGTGCAGCATTCCCTGCTGCTGCAAGTCTGTCTGCTGCCACAGCACCAAAACTGTCAACAGCTCTTCCCAGCTGTGCTGCCCACCAGCCTGCTGTGACACTGCCTGCTGTGACAGCAAATGTTGCAAACCAACCTGTGTGAGCATCTGCTGTAGCACAccctgctgccagcccagctgctgcgTACCCACCTGCTGCGTACCCACCTGCTGCGTGCCCAcctgctgccagcccagctgctgccAGCTCTGCTGCCTACCAACTTGCTGTGAAACCAGCTGCTGCAGGACCACCTCGATTAAACCCACCTGTGTGGTCCTTGGCTGCAGCACACCCTGCTGCCAGCCCTGCTGTGTGTGCCCACCTGAGGATGATGACCAGTTCCCAAAGGAGCCGCCAGCAGGAGCTGCCACACCATGTGGGCACAAAGCCACCTCTTAA
- the LOC116910322 gene encoding keratin-associated protein 16-1-like: MANSCCSPCCKLTCCRTSCCRPTCVASCNPSCYQPSCCKTTCCRTTYCKPTLVTSCCSTPCCQPSSCKTTCCRTICCKPTCVTKCCQPSCCQPSCCETTCYRTTCCKPTCVTSCYSPLCCETTCCKPACVTNCCSIPCCQPCCETTCCKTTCCSSTPCCQPSCCETTCCKTTCCKPTCVTSCCSPICCETTCYKPACVTSCCSPPCCQPSCCETTCCKTTCCKPTCVAGCCSPICCETTCYKPACVTSCCSPPCCQPSCCETTCCKTTCCKPTCVASCCSTPCCQPSCCETTCCKTTCCKPTCVTSCCSPICCETTCCKPACVTNCCSTPCCQPSCCETTCCKTTCCKPTCVASCCSTPCCQPSCCETTCCKTTCCKPTCVTSCCSPICCETTCCKPACVTNCCSTPCCQPSCCETTCCKTTCCKPTCVTSCCSPPCCQSSCCKTTCCKTTCCKPTCVTSCYSPICCETTCYKPVCVTNCCSTPCCQPSCCETTCYRTTCCKPTCVTSCCSPICCETTCYKPACVTNCCSTPCCQPSCCETTCCKTTCCKPTCVTSCCSPLCCKTTCCKPTCVTSWCSPPCCQPSCCETTCCKTTCCKPTCVTSCCSPICCETTCYKPACVTNCCSPPCCQPSCCETTCCKTTCCKPTCVTSCCQPSCCETTCYKPACVTSCCSTPCCQPSCCETTCCEPACVTSCCSTPCCQPSCCETTCCEPVCVTSCCQPSCCETTCYKTTCCKPTCVTSCCSPPCCQPSCCETTCCEPACVTSCCSPPCCQSCCCESSYCQPSCCPTCCETTCC; encoded by the exons ATGGCCAACTCTTGCTGCTCCCCTTGCTGTAAGCTTACTTGCTGCAGGACCAGTTGCTGCAGACCAACCTGTGTGGCCAGCTGCAATCCATCCTGCTACCAGCCCAGCTGCTGTAAAACCACTTGCTGTAGGACCACCTACTGTAAGCCAACTCTTGTGACCAGCTGCTGCAGCACACCCTGTTGTCAGCCCAGCAGTTGTAAAACCACCTGCTGTAGGACCATCTGCTGTAAGCCAACCTGTGTGACCAAGTGCTGCCAAC ccagctgctgccagcccagctgctgtgaAACCACCTGCTACAGGACCACCTGCTGTAAGCCAACCTGTGTGACCAGCTGCTACAGCCCACTCTGCTGTGAAACCACCTGTTGCAAACCAGCCTGCGTGACCAACTGCTGTAGCATACCCTGTTGCCAGCCTTGCTGTGAAACCACCTGCTGTAAGACCACCTGCTGTAGCAGTACACCCTGTTGCCAGCCTAGCTGCTGTGAAACCACCTGTTGTAAGACCACCTGCTGTAAGCCAAcctgtgtgaccagctgctgcAGCCCAATCTGCTGTGAAACCACCTGCTACAAACCAGcctgtgtgaccagctgctgcAGCCCACCCTGTTGCCAACCTAGCTGCTGTGAAACCACCTGCTGTAAGACCACCTGCTGTAAGCCAACCTGTGTGGCCGGCTGCTGCAGCCCAATCTGCTGTGAAACCACCTGCTACAAACCAGcctgtgtgaccagctgctgcAGCCCACCCTGTTGCCAGCCTAGCTGCTGTGAAACCACCTGCTGTAAGACCACCTGCTGTAAGCCAACCTGTGTGGCCAGCTGCTGCAGTACACCCTGTTGCCAGCCTAGCTGCTGTGAAACCACCTGTTGTAAGACCACCTGCTGTAAGCCAAcctgtgtgaccagctgctgcAGCCCAATCTGCTGTGAAACCACCTGCTGCAAACCAGCCTGTGTGACCAACTGCTGCAGCACACCCTGTTGCCAGCCTAGCTGCTGTGAAACCACCTGCTGTAAGACCACCTGCTGTAAGCCAACCTGTGTGGCCAGCTGCTGCAGTACACCCTGTTGCCAGCCTAGCTGCTGTGAAACCACCTGTTGTAAGACCACCTGCTGTAAGCCAAcctgtgtgaccagctgctgcAGCCCAATCTGCTGTGAAACCACCTGCTGCAAGCCAGCCTGCGTGACCAACTGCTGTAGCACACCCTGTTGCCAGCCTAGTTGCTGTGAAACCACCTGCTGTAAGACCACATGCTGTAAGCCAAcctgtgtgaccagctgctgcAGCCCACCCTGTTGCCAATCCAGCTGCTGTAAAACCACCTGTTGTAAGACCACCTGCTGTAAGCCAACCTGTGTGACCAGCTGCTACAGCCCAATCTGCTGTGAAACCACCTGCTACAAACCAGTCTGTGTGACCAACTGCTGCAGCACACCCTGTTGCCAACCTAGCTGCTGTGAAACCACCTGCTACAGGACCACCTGCTGTAAGCCAAcctgtgtgaccagctgctgcAGCCCAATCTGCTGTGAAACCACCTGCTACAAACCAGCCTGTGTGACCAACTGCTGCAGTACACCCTGCTGCCAGCCTAGCTGCTGTGAAACCACCTGTTGTAAGACCACCTGCTGTAAGCCAAcctgtgtgaccagctgctgcAGCCCACTCTGCTGTAAAACCACCTGCTGTAAGCCAACCTGTGTGACCAGCTGGTGCAGCCCACCCTGTTGCCAGCCTAGCTGCTGTGAAACCACCTGCTGTAAGACCACCTGCTGTAAACCAAcctgtgtgaccagctgctgcAGCCCAATCTGCTGTGAAACCACCTGCTACAAACCAGCCTGTGTGACTAACTGCTGCAGCCCACCTTGCTGCCAGCCTAGCTGCTGTGAAACCACCTGTTGTAAGACCACCTGCTGTAAGCCAAcctgtgtgaccagctgctgccagcccagctgctgtgaAACCACCTGCTACAAACCAGCTTGTGTGACCAGCTGCTGCAGCACACCCTGTTGCCAGCCTAGCTGCTGTGAAACCACCTGCTGTGAACCAGcctgtgtgaccagctgctgcAGTACACCCTGTTGCCAGCCTAGCTGCTGTGAAACCACCTGCTGTGAACCAGTctgtgtgaccagctgctgccagcccagctgctgtgaAACCACCTGCTACAAGACCACCTGCTGTAAGCCAAcctgtgtgaccagctgctgcAGCCCACCCTGttgccagcccagctgctgtgaAACCACCTGCTGTGAACCAGcctgtgtgaccagctgctgcAGCCCACCCTGTTGCCAGTCCTGCTGCTGTGAATCCAGCTACTGCCAGCCTAGCTGCTGCCCAACCTGCTGTGAAACCACCTGCTGCTAA